A genome region from Corvus hawaiiensis isolate bCorHaw1 chromosome 4, bCorHaw1.pri.cur, whole genome shotgun sequence includes the following:
- the RPL18A gene encoding 60S ribosomal protein L18a: protein MKASGTLREYKVVGRCLPTPKCTTPPLYRMRIFAPNHVVAKSRFWYFVSQLKKMKKSSGEIVYCGQVYEKSPLRVKNFGIWLRYDSRSGTHNMYREYRDLTTAGAVTQCYRDMGARHRARAHSIQIMKVEEIAASKCRRPAVKQFHDSKIKFPLPHRVLRRQHKPRFTTKRPNTFY, encoded by the exons ATGAAGGCTTCGGGCACC CTGCGGGAATACAAGGTGGTCGGGCGCTGCCTGCCCACGCCGAAATGTACGACGCCTCCTCTGTACCGCATGCGGATCTTCGCTCCGAACCATGTCGTCGCCAAGTCCCGGTTCTGGTACTTTGTTTCTCAgctgaagaagatgaagaagtcTTCTGGAGAGATTGTGTACTGTGGCCAG GTGTATGAGAAGTCCCCTCTGCGGGTAAAAAATTTTGGTATTTGGTTGCGCTATGATTCTCGTAGTGGAACCCACAACATGTACAGGGAGTACAGAGATTTGACCACTGCGGGTGCTGTCACTCAGTGCT ACCGTGATATGGGAGCCCGTCATCGTGCCCGTGCTCACTCTATTCAGATCATGAAGGTTGAGGAAATTGCTGCCAGCAAGTGCCGCAGACCAGCAGTCAAGCAGTTCCAT GATTCTAAGATCAAGTTCCCGCTGCCACACAGAGTTCTGCGTCGTCAGCACAAACCACGTTTCACTACCAAGAGACCAAATACTTTCTATTAA
- the KICS2 gene encoding KICSTOR subunit 2 isoform X2, producing MGESIPLGAPVPVEQAVLETFFSHLGIFSYDKAKDNVEKEREANKSAGSSWLALLAGLAHLAAAEKAYHSMTFLGQKLGGQSFFSRKDSIRTIYTSLHNELKKLCFFVQARMEIADFYEKMYTLSTQKFINSEELVNILESILKKYSSRFHHPILSPLESSFQLEVDVLAHLLKAQAQISEWKFLPSLVNLHSAHTKLQTWGQIFEKQRETKKHLFGGQSQKAVQPPHLFLWLMKLKNILLAKFSFYFHEALSRQTTASEMKTLTAKTNPDYFGKISSFIRKYDAVNVSLIFDNRGSESFQGHGYHHPHSYREAPKGVDQYPAVVSLPSDRPVMHWPNVIMIMTDRTSDLNSLEKVVHFYDDKVQSTYFLTRPEPHFTIVVIFESKKSERDYHFISFLNEISHSLKNSKAFASLKPGSKG from the exons ATGGGGGAGTCGATCCCGCTGGGAGCGCCGGTGCCGGTGGAGCAGGCCGTGCTGGAGACCTTCTTTTCCCACCTAGGCATCTTCTCCTACGACAAAGCCAAGGACAATGTGGAGAAGGAGCGGGAGGCCAACAAGAGCGCGGGGTCCAGCTGGCTGGCGCTGCTGGCCGGGCTGGCGCACCTGGCGGCGGCCGAGAAGGCCTATCACAGCATGACCTTCCTGGGACAGAAGCTAG GTGGTCAGTCATTCTTCAGCCGAAAGGACTCCATCCGAACCATCTACACATCTCTGCATAATGAGCTGAAGAAG CTCTGTTTTTTTGTTCAGGCTCGGATGGAAATTGCTGACTTCTATGAAAAAATGTACACGCTCAGCACCCAAAAGTTCATTAACTCTGAGGAACTGGTAAACATTTTGGAATCCATCTTAAAGAAATACAGTTCAAG ATTTCATCATCCAATCCTCAGTCCTCTTGAAAGCAGTTTCCAGCTGGAGGTAGATGTGCTTGCACACCTCTTAAAGGCTCAGGCTCAGATCTCAGAGTGGAAGTTCCTTCCATCCCTGGTCAACTTGCACAGTGCTCACACAAAGCTACAGACTTGGGGCCAAATTTTTGAGAAACAGCGGGAGACCAAGAAGCACCTGTTTGGAGGGCAGTCTCAGAAGGCTGTGCAACCTCCACACCTCTTCCTCTGGCTGATGAAGCTCAAAAACATTCTCCTTGCCAAGTTTAGCTTTTACTTTCACGAGGCCCTTAGTCGACAGACAACAgcatctgaaatgaaaactttgACTGCTAAAACAAATCCTGATTACTTTGGGAAAATTTCCAGTTTCATCCGGAAGTATGATGCTGTCAATGTTTCCTTAATTTTTGACAATCGTGGATCAGAGAGTTTTCAGGGACATGGTTATCATCACCCCCATTCATACAGGGAAGCCCCAAAAGGAGTGGATCAGTATCCTGCAgtggtgtccctgcccagtgACAGGCCTGTTATGCACTGGCCCAATGTGATCATGATTATGACTGATAGAACCTCTGACCTCAACAGTTTGGAGAAGGTTGTTCACTTCTACGATGATAAAGTCCAAAGCACCTACTTTCTGACTCGCCCTGAACCTCACTTTACCATTGTAGTTATTTTTGAGTCCAAGAAGTCAGAAAGGGACTATCATTTTATCTCTTTTCTCAATGAAATTTCACATTCCCTTAAGAACTCCAAAGCTTTTGCAAGCTTGAAACCTGGATCCAAAGGGTGA
- the KICS2 gene encoding KICSTOR subunit 2 isoform X1, with translation MGESIPLGAPVPVEQAVLETFFSHLGIFSYDKAKDNVEKEREANKSAGSSWLALLAGLAHLAAAEKAYHSMTFLGQKLGGQSFFSRKDSIRTIYTSLHNELKKVVATGHNALGGTAPHLEELLSHLSEQLCFFVQARMEIADFYEKMYTLSTQKFINSEELVNILESILKKYSSRFHHPILSPLESSFQLEVDVLAHLLKAQAQISEWKFLPSLVNLHSAHTKLQTWGQIFEKQRETKKHLFGGQSQKAVQPPHLFLWLMKLKNILLAKFSFYFHEALSRQTTASEMKTLTAKTNPDYFGKISSFIRKYDAVNVSLIFDNRGSESFQGHGYHHPHSYREAPKGVDQYPAVVSLPSDRPVMHWPNVIMIMTDRTSDLNSLEKVVHFYDDKVQSTYFLTRPEPHFTIVVIFESKKSERDYHFISFLNEISHSLKNSKAFASLKPGSKG, from the exons ATGGGGGAGTCGATCCCGCTGGGAGCGCCGGTGCCGGTGGAGCAGGCCGTGCTGGAGACCTTCTTTTCCCACCTAGGCATCTTCTCCTACGACAAAGCCAAGGACAATGTGGAGAAGGAGCGGGAGGCCAACAAGAGCGCGGGGTCCAGCTGGCTGGCGCTGCTGGCCGGGCTGGCGCACCTGGCGGCGGCCGAGAAGGCCTATCACAGCATGACCTTCCTGGGACAGAAGCTAG GTGGTCAGTCATTCTTCAGCCGAAAGGACTCCATCCGAACCATCTACACATCTCTGCATAATGAGCTGAAGAAGGTGGTGGCGACGGGTCACAATGCACTAGGAGGAACAGCTCCTCACTTGGAAGAGCTGCTTTCTCACCTGTCTGAACAGCTCTGTTTTTTTGTTCAGGCTCGGATGGAAATTGCTGACTTCTATGAAAAAATGTACACGCTCAGCACCCAAAAGTTCATTAACTCTGAGGAACTGGTAAACATTTTGGAATCCATCTTAAAGAAATACAGTTCAAG ATTTCATCATCCAATCCTCAGTCCTCTTGAAAGCAGTTTCCAGCTGGAGGTAGATGTGCTTGCACACCTCTTAAAGGCTCAGGCTCAGATCTCAGAGTGGAAGTTCCTTCCATCCCTGGTCAACTTGCACAGTGCTCACACAAAGCTACAGACTTGGGGCCAAATTTTTGAGAAACAGCGGGAGACCAAGAAGCACCTGTTTGGAGGGCAGTCTCAGAAGGCTGTGCAACCTCCACACCTCTTCCTCTGGCTGATGAAGCTCAAAAACATTCTCCTTGCCAAGTTTAGCTTTTACTTTCACGAGGCCCTTAGTCGACAGACAACAgcatctgaaatgaaaactttgACTGCTAAAACAAATCCTGATTACTTTGGGAAAATTTCCAGTTTCATCCGGAAGTATGATGCTGTCAATGTTTCCTTAATTTTTGACAATCGTGGATCAGAGAGTTTTCAGGGACATGGTTATCATCACCCCCATTCATACAGGGAAGCCCCAAAAGGAGTGGATCAGTATCCTGCAgtggtgtccctgcccagtgACAGGCCTGTTATGCACTGGCCCAATGTGATCATGATTATGACTGATAGAACCTCTGACCTCAACAGTTTGGAGAAGGTTGTTCACTTCTACGATGATAAAGTCCAAAGCACCTACTTTCTGACTCGCCCTGAACCTCACTTTACCATTGTAGTTATTTTTGAGTCCAAGAAGTCAGAAAGGGACTATCATTTTATCTCTTTTCTCAATGAAATTTCACATTCCCTTAAGAACTCCAAAGCTTTTGCAAGCTTGAAACCTGGATCCAAAGGGTGA